The Leptospira noumeaensis genome segment CTGATGTATATTTAGTTTTTTTCTTCATTGTAAGGTTTGCCCTCTTGCGTATTTTGTTTCTTATTTGGTGACCAATATACCGATTTAATTAGCGTAACATTCTTTTAAATGGTTATAAATATGGGTATCGCTATTTTTTATATAAAGGAGTTTTGATTTTGTTAATTTCTATTCCGAGTGCAACGGCATCAAATCGATTATTTTCTCCAACTATTCCTTCGAATCCATTGAACAAATGAATATTAAAAATAGTGAAAAACTGGTCTTTGATAGTTTTGGCTATAGTGGATTTTCCTATTCCATTTTTGCCATAAATATAGTTTATTTTATTTGAAATCGTAAGTATAACGCTGTTTTCTGTGAATAATTTGGAATAACTAGATAAGTTTATTTTTAAATCGGTCACGTTCGTTTTCTCGAAAGTTTTTAAATTCCGTGTAACTCGTAATATTCGACTTCCCCACCTAATAAAGTAAACGATTATATTCGTTTTTTTGTATGGGTTTGAAGGTTTTTATCGCAATTTGTGGTTATAGAGAGCTCGGATCACTACCATTCGTTATGGGGAGGGATATTGGGCTGCCGTTAAGTAGGTTTAGGTTATTTTGAAGTTTTTAGATATTCATGGTATCTAATTTTATCGGATTCCTTCGGATTTCTATAGTGATCCATTTCTATTTGAATGTCCTCTAGAGATATTTTGATTGGGTTGTAGTAGGTTTCCCAGGGAACATTTTTTAAATTGTTGAGTGAGCTGGGTTTATTCTCTAGTTCTTTGCACCTTTTGAATGCTTCAGTTTTAGTGTATTCACTGTTTTTACTTTTATAATAACTTAAATTGTTTTCGTAACTCTCGACTAATCCAAAAACATTCTTTTTTTTGGATTCTCCTTTCCATTCGCCAATCGGGTTGAATATTCCAGTCTTTTTATTAGACATACTTATTTCCGCTTTATCAAAATGAAGATATCCAATCTCGATAAGTAGGTTTGAGGGGGAATATTCGTTACCCATAGGTTCATGAACCAAATGAATGTACAAATCCCCGATCAAATAATAAGGTAGTTCTTTGATGGATTCTGTCGGTGCGCATTTGTATTCTTCTGGAACCAATTTAATTAAATCATTTTTGTTTGTTTGATCAAAAATTAAATGTTCTACGGAAACAAAACAATTTTGGTTCTGAACCTTGATCCAAGATTCTTTTGTTAATTCTTTGATTTTTGATTTCAGTTCTAACCGAATGAGGGTCGCAAAAGGAAATTTTTGAATGATTTTAGAATTGGTGTTTGGTTCCTCTCTACATCGTAATGACGACGCAGTTGTTATCGCATTTATATGTTCTATCACATGACTATTCACGCAAATACCAATAAACATAAGTGGTATTAGAAACAAAAATAATAGATTTCTACGTGAATTTTGGATCATTGGAGGGAGTTTATCACATGTTAATGCCTTTTTTTGAAGTTTCAATTCTTTTCCTAGACTTTTTGTTCAAATTTCCTAAGCATACTCTATGTTAAAAAGAACGATTTCCCAATTTTTGATTTGTATTGGTTTCTATGGACAAAAAGATGATTCATATAATATAGAGGCAAAATTTGTATACACTCATTCGTTTTGAAAATGTAGAACTAGCACATATCCAAGTAGAGAAAGGGGGGATCAAATCTTTTCCCTGCGGTTTTGATCCTTCCAAACATACAATGGAAAAATCTTCACTAAGACTAGATCTAAAAAAAATTAGAGTGGCAGTGGCAAAATCTGCTAATGCCGATTCTGATATTTGTGGAACCTGCGTGGGAGCTTTGTATTCCAATTAACCTACAGAATTGATATTTTTAAGTGATGAATTGATGACCGAAAAAATAGAAACACTTATTCACTGTTTTGATTAAAAACGTCTGATGACTGCTTATGAATCGATAATAGATTCCTAGAATCCCCTAGCCCCTATTGACAAATATCAAGGTCAATCGGCGATAAAAAAATGACAACCTTCTTGCTACAAAATCCTCTACTCCTGCTATAGAGTATGTTAGTTGTTATTTGTTGAATGATACTAAGTTTAGGGATTGTATCGGCCCAGTTAGTATTTGATCCAATATCATGATTAGGGATATAAAATTGAAAAATGTAAAAGTGAATTTGATAGAAAATGTACTTACCGATTCGGATGTGATCATTAGTCGCACCGACGCAAAAGGCCTAATCACATATGTATCTCCCGATTTTGCAAGAATTTCAGAATATTCTGCCGAAGAAATGATTGGGAAACCGCATAACATAGTAAGGCATCCTGATATGCCCAAGATAGTATTTGAAGAACTTTGGGATTATATAAAAGCAGGACTTCCTTGGACGGGAGCCGTTAAAAACAGAGCCAAATCAGGAAATTTCTATTGGGTAGATGCAACGATCACACCAATTTTTAATGAAGAACGGAAAGTTGTAGGTTATGTTTCTGTTCGAAAAAAACTAGCAGATGACAAAAAAGAATTTTATGATAACTTATATCAAAAAATGGGGGAAAGACCATTTTTAATGAATAAAAAAGGGAAAGTGATTAAAAACGGAAGACCTGTTAAACCCTTAGATATTTTTTTTGTGTTTTTAAGTTCCTTGCCTTTTTTGGCTTTGTTTCTCTTTCATTTGCCTAAAACTCCGCTTCTCTGTGGTATTTTATTTTTTTTGCAAACATTGATTTCCTCTGCTTTCGTATTTGTTCTCTCAAAAAAAAATAGAAAGTTACAAAAAGCCACAGAATCTGTAATTTCCGTTTCTTCGGGAAGATTCCAATACCCTGATCATTTTCAAAACGATAGCCGAGACGAAGTAAAAATCATGTTACTCTCTATGAAAAGTATGAGTATCAATCTTTGGGGAATCATTTCTCAAATTCAAAAAGCAACTCATGTTTCGCTTCGCATTTCCGAAGAGTTGACAAACCTAACAAATCATTTTTTTACATCCACTCATTCGATGGCATCTGGAAGTGAAGAAGCCGCAGCTTGTATGGAAGAATTGACTTCTGCTCTTGCTAATATCAAACAAATTACAACAAACCATTCTATCATCATGTCAGATATGAAAGATTATATGAATGCGGTGAATCAAAACTTGAATGGAACACAAACTGCACTAAAGGGGCTTGGTGATTTGTCTCTTCGATCCACGGAAAAAGCTGATTTGGGCAAAAGGAAAATTTCAGATTCTTTGGAAGGGATTGATGCTATCAAACAAGTTTCAAATAAAATTTTGAATATTGTTTCTATTATCACAGAAATTGCTGATAGAACCAACTTGCTTTCGTTAAATGCTTCTATTGAAGCTGCCAGAGCAGGCCATGTGGGTGCTGGGTTTGCTATTGTAGCAAAAGAAATGATGAATTTGAATGAACAAATTGGGATTTCCGCTGAAGAAATAAAAACCTATGTAGATGAAACGATGGCAGTGATCAAAGATACTTCAACAAAAGTGAAGGATGCTTCTTTAGAAATTTTTTCTCTCTCCGATTTGTTTCATGAAATGAAAGCAATCACTAACAAAGTTTCGGCTTCTTTGTATCACGATCTTCAAGAATCCACAAGAGTTAAGTTGAAATTAGAATCGGTGGAAGAACAGGTAAGACAAATCGATCAGTCCGTTTCGGAAGCAAATCTTGCATCCAAACAAATTTCTAATATCATACTTGGTCTCTCAGAACAAGCACAAGTGATTGCTTACAAATCGGAAACTCTCCATGAAAAGAGTTCGCTCGTAGTTTCTGAGCCCAAAAAGATTATGGATTTGGTGGAACATTATCATACAGGAAATCCAGAGGTTATGGAAATTTCTTCGTAAATTTGTTTTTAAATGCGATCGACTAACAAAACTGTGACGTCATCAGCAAAATCATTTGTTCCAACATACTCTCTGGCTTCTCGGATGAGTTCGTTGGCCGAGTTTTGGGTCTCCGAAGTTTTTGACTTTTGAATTGCTTTTTGAAACAATTCTTCATCATAACGTTTGTTATGGTCTTTGGACATGTGTTCGGTAATTCCGTCTGTGTACATAACAAGTCGGTTCCCGGGAACAAAAGGAAATGTTTTTTCTTCGTAGAATAAATCAGGAATAAGACCTAAAATTTTTCCTTTAACATCCAGTTGGATCATTGGTGAGTCTTTTTTATCCAATAAAAAAGGAGCATGGTGGCCTGCATTGGCACAAAGGATGGTATTTGTTTTTAGATCAATGATCCCATAAAAGGCAGTGAGGAAATTTCCCGCTAACTTCCCATACAACATATGATTGAGTGTGGTTAAAAATAAAGAAGGACTCAGTTTGATATCCTGTTCAAAGTTTTTTAAAACCATGTGAGCCATAGCGGCAAGGACAGCAGCAGAAAGTCCGTGGCCGGAAATATCCGCAATCAAAATGGAATACTTCGAATCTTCTAGTTGGGTAACATCATAAAAATCGCCACCAACTTGTTCCAAAGGAATATGAGCCACACCAAAGAGAAGTTTGTCGGAACTAGGAAGGATTGAAGGCATGATTTTTTTCATGATATTTTTCGCACGATTTAACTCCTTTCCTGTATCTACAATCTGATGGAAGAGTTGTGCGTTTTTGATCGTACTACTGAGTCTTGCGGCAATATTTGTGAGTAAATCTAAATCCGAATGTTGGAATGCATATCCAGACATTTTGTTATTGATACTGATCACACCAAGAAGTTCATTTTGAAAAATTAAAGGTGCCGAAATTAGTGACTTGGATTCAAATTTATAAGGCGATAGTTTATTGTAACGTGGATCCAAATCTAAGTTGTGGATGAGTAGACTTTCTTTTTTTTCAGCCACCCAACCAGAAACACCCGTTCCATAAGGAACTTTGATTTGGTCATAAGCGTCTTCCGGAATTCCTTTTGCAGATAAAATACTTAATTCTTGTTTGTCGGCATTGGCAAGATAAATGGTTCCAGAGGAAGCACCTAAATATTCTAAAACTCGATTGAGAATCCATTTTCCCAGTTCGTTTAAACTTTTTTCGGAAACGGATAATCTTTCAAATTCATATAATAACGATAGTTCAAGAATTCGTTTATCCAAACTATCTTTGGTATTTGCATTTTGGATTGCCGTTGCTGCCACTTCCGATAGGGAAATTAAATATTCTAAATCCGAGTGATCAAAAATTCTGTTGTTTGTTTTGTTGATGACCTCAAGAGTTCCAATCAGTCGGTCTTCTACAAATAAAGGGACACAAATCAGCGATTTTGTTTTAAATCCAGTACGTTTGTCCATACTGTCATTGAATCTTGAGTCTTTGTAAGCATCTTCCAAGGCAATGGGTTTTTTCTCTTGGGCAACTTTTCCTACGATTCCTTCACCTAACTCTAACCTGGCGTATTCTTGGATGATTTCTCCCTTTTCACCTAAAGCCACTTCGCAGTATAAAAAATCTTCCTCTTCCAAAAGAAAAAGGGAACTAGCCTCTGCTTCTAATAAATCTTTAGAATATAACATAATCAGAGGTAGGAGCTGGTGCAAATCTAGGTTTGCATTTAGGATGGAGGAAATATGGAGTAGGCTACGAAACTTACTAAGACTTTCTTGGAGATCTAGAGACATGGGGCACCAAACCCATATTTATCCAAGATTCTCATTCGTCGATTTAGAATTTCTCTTTAGTTTTTTAAGAATTGCGAAAATGACACAAAAATTGCTTCACGATTCTTATTTTTTATGCATTTTGTATCGTTTGTCACTGATTCCCTTGATTTGTATCAATGAGAGTTTGGTACCAATTGTTTAGAATGATACCAAAGGATAGGAAATGTATATGAAACTTCCGGAATTCAAAACTTTAAAAAATTTTCTCTTTCTCGTTGCCACTTTAGGCTTTTTTACATTTTGTTCTGGGCCAAAAACGGAAGAGGCCCAACTCACCTATGCCCCCGAAGTTCCTCCACATATCGATAGGTCAAGTGAGGCCAAAGTCATTGTGAATATGGAAACCGTAGAAGTGGTGGGTAGGCTCGCGGACGGTGTGGAATACACA includes the following:
- a CDS encoding SH3 domain-containing protein, producing the protein MKLQKKALTCDKLPPMIQNSRRNLLFLFLIPLMFIGICVNSHVIEHINAITTASSLRCREEPNTNSKIIQKFPFATLIRLELKSKIKELTKESWIKVQNQNCFVSVEHLIFDQTNKNDLIKLVPEEYKCAPTESIKELPYYLIGDLYIHLVHEPMGNEYSPSNLLIEIGYLHFDKAEISMSNKKTGIFNPIGEWKGESKKKNVFGLVESYENNLSYYKSKNSEYTKTEAFKRCKELENKPSSLNNLKNVPWETYYNPIKISLEDIQIEMDHYRNPKESDKIRYHEYLKTSK
- a CDS encoding methyl-accepting chemotaxis protein encodes the protein MKNVKVNLIENVLTDSDVIISRTDAKGLITYVSPDFARISEYSAEEMIGKPHNIVRHPDMPKIVFEELWDYIKAGLPWTGAVKNRAKSGNFYWVDATITPIFNEERKVVGYVSVRKKLADDKKEFYDNLYQKMGERPFLMNKKGKVIKNGRPVKPLDIFFVFLSSLPFLALFLFHLPKTPLLCGILFFLQTLISSAFVFVLSKKNRKLQKATESVISVSSGRFQYPDHFQNDSRDEVKIMLLSMKSMSINLWGIISQIQKATHVSLRISEELTNLTNHFFTSTHSMASGSEEAAACMEELTSALANIKQITTNHSIIMSDMKDYMNAVNQNLNGTQTALKGLGDLSLRSTEKADLGKRKISDSLEGIDAIKQVSNKILNIVSIITEIADRTNLLSLNASIEAARAGHVGAGFAIVAKEMMNLNEQIGISAEEIKTYVDETMAVIKDTSTKVKDASLEIFSLSDLFHEMKAITNKVSASLYHDLQESTRVKLKLESVEEQVRQIDQSVSEANLASKQISNIILGLSEQAQVIAYKSETLHEKSSLVVSEPKKIMDLVEHYHTGNPEVMEISS
- a CDS encoding GAF domain-containing SpoIIE family protein phosphatase, which gives rise to MSLDLQESLSKFRSLLHISSILNANLDLHQLLPLIMLYSKDLLEAEASSLFLLEEEDFLYCEVALGEKGEIIQEYARLELGEGIVGKVAQEKKPIALEDAYKDSRFNDSMDKRTGFKTKSLICVPLFVEDRLIGTLEVINKTNNRIFDHSDLEYLISLSEVAATAIQNANTKDSLDKRILELSLLYEFERLSVSEKSLNELGKWILNRVLEYLGASSGTIYLANADKQELSILSAKGIPEDAYDQIKVPYGTGVSGWVAEKKESLLIHNLDLDPRYNKLSPYKFESKSLISAPLIFQNELLGVISINNKMSGYAFQHSDLDLLTNIAARLSSTIKNAQLFHQIVDTGKELNRAKNIMKKIMPSILPSSDKLLFGVAHIPLEQVGGDFYDVTQLEDSKYSILIADISGHGLSAAVLAAMAHMVLKNFEQDIKLSPSLFLTTLNHMLYGKLAGNFLTAFYGIIDLKTNTILCANAGHHAPFLLDKKDSPMIQLDVKGKILGLIPDLFYEEKTFPFVPGNRLVMYTDGITEHMSKDHNKRYDEELFQKAIQKSKTSETQNSANELIREAREYVGTNDFADDVTVLLVDRI